From Streptomyces sp. TLI_235, a single genomic window includes:
- a CDS encoding putative enzyme related to lactoylglutathione lyase, producing MPATIDGPDFVALQVRDVDAAAAFCEQHLGLRRAAFSPPHAVVFDTKPTPFAVRQLLPGTDLADIARPGLGVVLWFQTSDAPKLHDQLSAAGIKILTPMTDSPFGPMFSFEGPEGYTLTAHGG from the coding sequence ATGCCTGCCACCATCGACGGCCCCGACTTCGTCGCCCTGCAAGTCCGCGACGTGGACGCAGCAGCGGCTTTCTGCGAGCAGCATCTGGGACTGCGCCGGGCCGCATTCTCGCCGCCCCACGCGGTCGTGTTCGACACCAAGCCGACCCCGTTCGCCGTCCGCCAGCTCCTTCCGGGCACCGACCTCGCCGACATCGCACGGCCCGGCCTCGGCGTTGTGCTCTGGTTCCAGACCTCGGACGCCCCAAAGCTCCACGACCAGCTCAGCGCCGCCGGGATCAAGATCCTCACCCCGATGACGGACAGCCCCTTCGGCCCGATGTTCTCCTTCGAGGGCCCCGAGGGATACACACTCACCGCACACGGAGGCTGA
- a CDS encoding DNA-binding MarR family transcriptional regulator: MMESMPAEPPHLAEDVTRHVGYLIKRAQAALRGAMDKVLREHGLTVPQYATLELLALHPGMSNADLARATFVTRQSGNVVLRGLQEAGLITRPATADHGRARPAHLTEDGRRSLAAVQAAVYAIEQRMVEAIPPQRMAALLTDLDRMAAALED; this comes from the coding sequence ATGATGGAGAGCATGCCGGCCGAGCCGCCCCACCTCGCGGAAGACGTCACGCGACACGTGGGATACCTGATCAAACGCGCCCAGGCCGCCCTGCGCGGCGCCATGGACAAGGTCCTGCGCGAGCACGGGCTGACCGTGCCGCAATACGCCACTCTCGAACTCCTGGCCCTGCACCCGGGTATGTCCAACGCCGACCTCGCCCGCGCGACCTTCGTCACCCGGCAGTCCGGAAACGTCGTCCTGCGGGGCCTGCAGGAAGCGGGACTGATCACCCGCCCTGCCACCGCCGACCACGGCCGCGCCCGGCCCGCCCACCTCACCGAGGACGGCCGCAGAAGCCTGGCCGCGGTCCAAGCCGCCGTCTACGCCATCGAACAGCGCATGGTCGAGGCGATCCCGCCACAGCGCATGGCAGCGCTCCTCACCGACCTCGACCGCATGGCGGCAGCCCTGGAGGACTGA
- a CDS encoding high affinity sulfate transporter 1, whose translation MPASMRGYRRAWLSRDVLAGVALSAVAIPEVMGYTSIAGMPIVTGLYTLILPAIAFALLGSSKLLVVGADSATAAILYAGLLELGIAGVTPGSPKWVALAGLTALVSGAILAAARLLRLGFLADFLSAAVLIGFLTGVGIQVATAQIPELLGIPRGRGNWFQQQWSWLTRLDQISWRTVAYGAATIVVIVAFKRFLPRFPGTLVAVVALISVSAATDASQHGVAVVGAVEGGFPPLGLPSGLTPGDVSQVFSVALSCFVLILAQSAATAHAFATKHGDHVDVDRDLAGLSIANIAAGLSGTFVVNGSPTKTEILDQQRGRTQVANLTMAFISLLVALVFTSLLADMPLAVLAGIVFLVGLDLVDVRGLRRIYALRRNEFVVAVVTAFAVFGIGVEQGVLLALALSLFEVVRREYRPKDFVVGVTEKGEPTYRPAEPGIESAPGLIVFRFNAELFYANASRFADEVRALVDDAPDPVRWLVLDAAGIADVDYSAGLRLHSLLDFLAARRVTFVLARPDASLVDTLKVYDLWQRIPPEYVFGNLIDAVRAYPADGSPDTTGEPPVA comes from the coding sequence GTGCCCGCGTCAATGCGCGGGTACCGGCGGGCGTGGCTGAGCCGGGACGTGCTCGCCGGGGTGGCACTGTCCGCAGTCGCGATCCCCGAGGTCATGGGGTACACGTCGATCGCCGGGATGCCCATCGTCACAGGCCTGTACACGCTGATCCTCCCGGCCATCGCGTTCGCCCTGCTGGGCTCGTCGAAGCTGCTCGTCGTCGGAGCGGACTCCGCCACCGCGGCGATCCTCTACGCCGGCCTGCTCGAGCTGGGAATCGCCGGCGTCACTCCGGGCTCGCCGAAGTGGGTCGCACTGGCCGGCCTGACCGCCCTGGTGTCGGGCGCCATCCTGGCTGCTGCACGCCTTCTCCGGCTCGGCTTCCTCGCCGACTTCCTGTCCGCCGCCGTCCTGATCGGGTTCCTGACAGGTGTCGGCATCCAGGTGGCGACGGCTCAGATTCCCGAGCTGCTCGGCATCCCCAGGGGCCGCGGCAACTGGTTCCAGCAGCAGTGGTCCTGGCTGACCCGCCTCGACCAGATCTCATGGCGCACCGTCGCGTACGGCGCCGCCACGATCGTGGTCATCGTGGCCTTCAAGCGGTTCCTGCCCAGATTCCCGGGCACCCTCGTGGCGGTGGTCGCGCTGATCTCCGTCTCCGCGGCGACCGATGCCTCCCAGCACGGGGTCGCGGTCGTCGGAGCCGTCGAGGGCGGCTTCCCTCCGCTCGGCCTGCCGTCCGGACTGACCCCCGGCGACGTGTCCCAGGTCTTCTCCGTGGCGCTCTCCTGCTTCGTGCTGATCCTGGCCCAGAGCGCGGCGACGGCGCACGCCTTCGCGACGAAGCACGGCGACCACGTCGACGTCGACCGTGACCTGGCCGGTCTCTCGATCGCCAACATCGCCGCCGGGCTCAGCGGAACCTTCGTCGTCAACGGTTCCCCGACCAAGACGGAGATCCTGGACCAGCAGCGCGGCCGGACGCAGGTCGCCAACCTCACGATGGCGTTCATCTCGCTCCTAGTCGCGCTGGTCTTCACCTCGCTGCTGGCCGACATGCCCCTCGCGGTGCTGGCCGGAATCGTGTTCCTGGTCGGCCTCGACCTCGTCGACGTACGCGGCCTCCGACGGATCTACGCCCTGCGTCGCAACGAGTTCGTCGTCGCGGTCGTCACCGCCTTCGCGGTGTTCGGCATCGGCGTCGAGCAGGGCGTCCTGCTGGCCCTCGCGCTGTCACTGTTCGAGGTCGTCCGACGGGAGTACCGGCCCAAGGACTTCGTGGTCGGCGTCACCGAGAAGGGCGAACCCACGTACCGGCCCGCCGAGCCCGGGATCGAGAGTGCACCCGGCCTGATCGTCTTCCGCTTCAACGCGGAACTCTTCTACGCGAACGCGAGCCGCTTCGCCGACGAGGTCAGGGCCCTCGTCGACGACGCACCCGATCCGGTGCGCTGGCTGGTGCTCGACGCCGCGGGGATCGCCGACGTCGACTACTCCGCCGGGCTCCGCCTCCACAGCCTCCTCGACTTCCTCGCCGCACGCCGTGTCACCTTCGTCCTGGCACGTCCCGACGCGTCCCTGGTGGACACCCTGAAGGTCTACGACTTGTGGCAGCGGATCCCGCCCGAGTACGTCTTCGGCAACCTGATCGACGCCGTCAGGGCGTACCCCGCCGACGGGTCCCCCGATACGACCGGCGAGCCGCCGGTCGCATGA
- a CDS encoding ATP-grasp domain-containing protein, producing the protein MDVRIWFNRIWPARVHLIPMLRGNPDHARVRVYGTHPDPAAPALTACDMVGPEPGEDEAFFDFAIDFCQRHDIDVIMPSSRLVALADRAEAFAAVGTRVMCAPAETLRTVTDKSSMYAAAERSRVPVAPWRVVSDAAGLRKAVEEFAGTASALCVKPAGEYSAYGFRLLDDSPLEVSDFEHLPRPTASVPAVAGALQRAQDRGETVPELIVMPYLDPPEVSVDCLSDAAGTLVSAIARAKSGRVRTLVDDPGVTELARLVVGHFRLAYLSNIQFRYWKGLPVLLEVNARAAAGIYQTRMTGVNLAWAAVRMLLCGDPGELPKPMLGGRLAVVEDAIPLSETVVPDSRARERADTAAITRRRA; encoded by the coding sequence GTGGACGTACGCATCTGGTTCAACAGGATCTGGCCCGCGCGAGTGCACCTGATCCCGATGCTGCGCGGCAACCCGGACCACGCCCGGGTACGTGTCTACGGCACCCATCCCGACCCGGCGGCACCGGCGCTCACGGCCTGCGACATGGTCGGCCCTGAGCCGGGCGAGGACGAGGCCTTCTTCGATTTCGCGATCGACTTCTGCCAGCGGCACGACATCGACGTGATCATGCCGTCCTCGCGTCTGGTGGCACTCGCCGACCGCGCGGAGGCGTTCGCGGCGGTCGGCACGAGGGTCATGTGCGCACCCGCCGAGACGCTCCGCACGGTGACCGACAAGAGCAGCATGTACGCGGCAGCCGAGCGCTCTCGAGTACCGGTCGCCCCGTGGCGGGTGGTCTCCGATGCCGCCGGTCTGCGGAAAGCGGTCGAGGAGTTCGCCGGGACGGCCAGTGCTCTGTGCGTCAAGCCCGCGGGCGAGTACTCCGCCTACGGCTTCCGGCTCCTGGACGACTCCCCGCTGGAGGTTTCGGACTTCGAGCACCTGCCACGGCCGACGGCGTCGGTCCCGGCAGTCGCGGGCGCGCTGCAGCGCGCCCAGGACAGGGGCGAGACCGTTCCCGAGCTGATCGTGATGCCGTACCTGGATCCGCCGGAGGTCAGTGTCGACTGCCTGTCGGACGCGGCGGGCACCCTGGTGAGCGCGATCGCCCGGGCCAAGTCAGGCAGAGTCCGGACGCTGGTGGACGACCCCGGCGTGACGGAACTCGCCCGGCTGGTCGTCGGCCACTTCCGGCTCGCGTACCTGTCCAACATCCAGTTCCGTTACTGGAAAGGGCTACCGGTGCTCCTGGAAGTCAACGCCAGGGCAGCGGCGGGCATTTACCAGACCCGCATGACCGGCGTGAACCTGGCGTGGGCCGCTGTGCGGATGCTGCTCTGCGGCGACCCCGGCGAACTACCGAAGCCGATGCTCGGGGGTCGGCTCGCGGTGGTCGAGGACGCGATCCCACTCTCCGAAACCGTGGTCCCGGACAGCCGGGCACGCGAGCGGGCGGACACCGCCGCCATCACCCGTCGGCGCGCCTGA
- a CDS encoding DNA polymerase-4, which produces MLHVDLDQFVAAVEVARRPELRGRPVVVGGSGDPTRRGVVATASYEAREFGIHSGMPLRLAAKRCPEAVFLPSDPPTYQKVSDRFMATLRRFPVVVEVLGWDEAFVGAHTDDPEALATEIREAVRADTGLSCSVGIGDNRLRAKLATGFAKPTARGEASPGLRSGVPPGRHSFRLTSENWATVMAERPTDALWGIGAKTARKLAAAGLGTVAQLATADPDELAERFGPAMGPWYRMLARGAGGTEVTAAPHVPHSHSRETTFQHDLVDRSEIDRHVAALARRVAQDVAAEGRPAVRVVVKVRFTPFITQTHGTALPGPTSDPDEITRAALEVLERFEHTRPVRLLGVRAEFGDG; this is translated from the coding sequence GTGCTCCATGTGGACCTCGACCAGTTCGTCGCCGCGGTCGAGGTGGCTCGCCGACCCGAGCTGCGCGGTCGGCCGGTCGTGGTGGGCGGCAGCGGTGACCCCACCCGGCGAGGAGTGGTGGCCACCGCCTCGTACGAGGCCCGCGAGTTCGGCATCCACTCCGGCATGCCGCTGCGGCTGGCAGCCAAGCGCTGCCCGGAGGCGGTGTTCCTGCCCTCGGACCCGCCGACCTACCAGAAGGTCTCCGATCGGTTCATGGCCACGCTGCGCCGGTTCCCGGTCGTAGTGGAGGTACTCGGGTGGGACGAGGCCTTCGTCGGGGCGCACACCGACGATCCCGAGGCCCTGGCCACCGAGATCCGGGAGGCCGTCCGAGCTGACACGGGACTGTCCTGCTCCGTGGGCATCGGCGACAACAGGCTGCGTGCCAAGCTGGCCACCGGCTTCGCCAAGCCGACCGCTCGCGGGGAAGCCTCCCCCGGCCTCAGGTCGGGGGTACCCCCAGGTCGGCACAGCTTCCGACTCACCTCGGAGAACTGGGCGACCGTCATGGCCGAACGGCCGACCGACGCGCTCTGGGGCATCGGCGCCAAGACCGCGAGGAAGCTGGCCGCGGCCGGCCTCGGCACCGTCGCCCAGCTGGCCACGGCGGACCCTGACGAACTCGCCGAGCGGTTCGGCCCGGCCATGGGGCCGTGGTACAGGATGCTCGCACGCGGTGCCGGCGGCACCGAGGTCACGGCCGCCCCGCACGTTCCGCACTCACACAGCCGGGAGACCACCTTCCAGCACGACCTCGTCGACCGGTCGGAGATCGACCGGCACGTCGCCGCACTGGCCAGGCGGGTGGCACAGGACGTGGCGGCCGAAGGCCGCCCGGCCGTTCGCGTCGTGGTGAAGGTCCGCTTCACGCCGTTCATCACCCAGACCCACGGCACCGCGCTGCCGGGGCCGACGTCCGACCCCGACGAGATCACGCGCGCAGCGCTGGAGGTGTTGGAGCGGTTCGAGCACACCCGGCCGGTCCGGTTGCTCGGCGTGCGCGCAGAGTTCGGCGACGGGTAG
- a CDS encoding S-adenosyl methyltransferase encodes MQDEMVSGVPASIAAGEWQPPVELNTEIPHPARMYDYYLGGKDNFPADREAAEKIIALMPDARLGARINREFLGRAVEFAVGRGIRQFLDIGTGIPAMGSTSEVAHRVAPDARVVYVDNDPIVLTHARALLSHHPAGHTTVLHADLRDPTAILSDPGLKQALDLSRPVALMLVAVLHFVRDEEGAAETVAQLRDALAPGSLLILSHGTQDLMTPEAAAETTRIYSGASSPLLLRARAEVEKFFGDFELVDPGLVQLPLWRPQGQLHRGWQEAAPAYAGVAVKR; translated from the coding sequence ATGCAGGACGAGATGGTGTCCGGGGTCCCGGCCTCGATCGCGGCAGGGGAGTGGCAGCCTCCTGTGGAGCTGAACACCGAAATCCCCCACCCTGCGCGGATGTACGACTACTACCTGGGCGGCAAGGACAACTTCCCGGCCGACCGGGAGGCCGCCGAGAAGATCATCGCGCTCATGCCCGACGCCCGGCTCGGGGCGCGGATCAACCGCGAGTTCCTCGGCCGCGCGGTGGAGTTCGCGGTCGGCCGCGGCATTCGACAGTTCCTGGACATCGGCACCGGGATCCCCGCGATGGGCAGCACCAGCGAGGTCGCCCACCGCGTCGCTCCGGACGCCCGCGTGGTCTACGTCGACAACGACCCGATCGTCCTCACCCACGCCCGTGCCCTTCTGTCCCACCACCCGGCCGGGCACACCACGGTGCTTCACGCCGACCTGCGCGACCCCACCGCCATCCTCTCCGATCCCGGCCTGAAGCAGGCCCTCGACCTCTCCCGGCCGGTGGCCCTGATGCTGGTCGCGGTGCTGCACTTCGTCCGGGACGAGGAGGGTGCCGCCGAGACGGTGGCCCAGCTGCGCGACGCACTGGCACCGGGGAGCCTGCTGATCCTCTCGCACGGTACGCAGGACCTGATGACGCCGGAGGCGGCGGCCGAGACCACCCGGATCTACAGTGGTGCCAGCTCGCCGCTGCTGCTGCGGGCGCGGGCCGAGGTGGAGAAGTTCTTCGGGGACTTCGAACTGGTCGATCCCGGACTGGTGCAGCTGCCGCTGTGGCGGCCGCAGGGGCAGCTGCACCGGGGCTGGCAGGAGGCGGCTCCGGCCTATGCGGGAGTCGCGGTCAAGCGGTGA
- a CDS encoding multimeric flavodoxin WrbA: MSNPDGVAHYEDLRALFVNCTLKRSPERSHTQGLIDISRGIMERQGVATELIRAVDHDIATGVWPDMTEHGWETDQWPVLYSQVMAADILVLCGPVWLGDNSSVTKKVIERLYACSSVLNAAGQYAYYGRVGGCLITGNEDGAKHCAMNVIYSLQHLGYTIPPQADAGWVGPAGPGPSYLDEGSGGPENDFTNRNTTFMTWNLLHLARMLKDAGGIPVHGNQRSEWDAGCRFDFENPEHR, translated from the coding sequence ATGAGCAACCCCGACGGCGTCGCACACTACGAGGACCTGCGGGCCCTCTTCGTGAACTGCACCCTCAAGCGCTCCCCCGAGCGCAGCCACACCCAGGGCCTGATCGACATCAGCCGGGGGATCATGGAGCGCCAGGGGGTCGCGACCGAGCTGATCCGCGCCGTCGACCACGACATCGCCACCGGCGTCTGGCCCGACATGACCGAGCACGGCTGGGAGACCGACCAGTGGCCGGTCCTGTACTCGCAGGTGATGGCCGCCGACATCCTGGTGCTGTGCGGCCCGGTCTGGCTCGGGGACAACTCCTCGGTCACGAAGAAGGTGATCGAGCGGCTCTACGCCTGCTCGTCCGTCCTCAACGCGGCCGGCCAGTACGCCTACTACGGGCGGGTCGGCGGCTGCCTGATCACCGGCAACGAGGACGGTGCGAAGCACTGCGCGATGAACGTCATCTACAGCCTGCAGCACCTCGGCTACACGATCCCGCCGCAGGCCGACGCCGGCTGGGTCGGCCCGGCCGGTCCCGGCCCGTCCTACCTGGACGAGGGTTCGGGCGGCCCGGAGAACGACTTCACCAACCGCAACACCACCTTCATGACCTGGAACCTGCTGCACCTCGCCCGGATGCTCAAGGACGCCGGCGGCATCCCCGTGCACGGCAACCAGCGCTCCGAGTGGGACGCCGGCTGCCGCTTCGACTTCGAGAACCCCGAACACCGCTGA
- a CDS encoding glutathione peroxidase has protein sequence MSLYDIPLRTLAGEPASLADYKGKALLLVNVASKCGLTPQYAGLERLQQRYADRGFTVLGFPCNQFLGQEPGSAEEIQTFCSTTYGVSFPLFEKLDVNGDERHPLFARLTETADAEGAAGDVQWNFEKFLISPDGTVVGRFRPRTEPEAEEITAAIDAQLPS, from the coding sequence TTGAGCCTGTACGACATCCCCCTGCGCACCCTCGCCGGCGAGCCGGCCTCGCTGGCCGACTACAAGGGCAAGGCGCTGCTGCTGGTCAATGTGGCCTCGAAGTGCGGCCTGACCCCGCAGTACGCCGGGCTGGAGCGGCTGCAGCAGCGCTACGCCGACCGCGGCTTCACGGTGCTCGGCTTCCCGTGCAACCAGTTCCTGGGCCAGGAGCCGGGGTCGGCCGAGGAGATCCAGACCTTCTGCTCGACCACGTACGGCGTGTCCTTCCCGCTGTTCGAGAAGCTGGACGTGAACGGTGACGAGCGTCACCCGCTGTTCGCGCGGCTCACCGAGACCGCGGACGCGGAGGGCGCCGCCGGCGACGTGCAGTGGAACTTCGAGAAGTTCCTGATCTCCCCGGACGGCACGGTCGTCGGCCGGTTCCGTCCGCGCACCGAGCCGGAGGCGGAGGAGATCACCGCCGCGATCGATGCGCAGCTCCCCTCCTGA